In a genomic window of Caloenas nicobarica isolate bCalNic1 chromosome 1, bCalNic1.hap1, whole genome shotgun sequence:
- the AQP11 gene encoding aquaporin-11: protein MAVGGLGASLLLMAGIVAAVGLCRRLTRRRLRSHQRLYTFFLEMFSTFQICACTNELCLLGTVEPRPHTALTLTYGFTVLHGLTLTGSTCNPCGTLQPMWGGGMSVEMGGLKIVAQFVAAALARMFMRFIWSLEMTEPRFGALSQGCGNPMQTTEVQAFCIELLFSVVFQLTVLRVESVNPKYRVHLIALLITMLVYAGGNLTGAIFNPALAFSLHPNCFYEKFLSYSLVYWIAPSLGTILVAFIWDEILPRIS, encoded by the exons ATGGCCGTCGGTGGGCTTGGGGCTTCGCTCCTGCTCATGGCCGGCATCGTGGCGGCAGTGGGGCTGTGCCGGAGATTGACCCGCCGACGGCTGCGATCCCACCAGCGCCTCTACACTTTCTTTCTGGAGATGTTCAGCACCTTCCAGATTTGCGCCTGCACCAACGAGCTGTGCCTGCTGGGCACCGTGGAGCCCAGGCCGCACACGGCGCTCACGCTCACCTACGGTTTCACCGTCCTGCACGGCCTGACCCTGACCGGCAGCACCTGCAACCCCTGCGGCACCTTGCAGCCCATGTGGGGCGGCGGGATGTCCGTCGAGATGGGGGGACTCAAGATCGTCGCTCAGTTCGTGGCTGCGGCGCTCGCCAGGATGTTCATGCGCTTTATCTGGAGCCTGGAGATGACGGAGCCGCGTTTTGGAGCGCTCTCACAGGGCTGCGGCAACCCCATGCAGACCACGGAGGTGCAGGCGTTCTGCATAGAACTGCTCTTTTCTGTCGTTTTCCAGCTGACCGTCCTGCGAGTGGAAAGTGTTAATCCTAAATACAGAGTCCATTTGATTGCTCTTCTCATCACCATGCTGGTGTATGCAg GTGGAAATCTCACAGGAGCAATATTTAACCCAGCATTGGCTTTTTCATTGCATCCAAATTGTTTCTATGAGAAGTTTTTGAGTTATTCACTAGTATACTGGATAGCACCATCCTTAG